From Vreelandella neptunia, the proteins below share one genomic window:
- a CDS encoding NAD(P)/FAD-dependent oxidoreductase, whose amino-acid sequence MAKLLPPLPASQSVAIIGAGISGLACGEVLASSGANVTLFDKARGPGGRMSSKRRPSATLDLGAQAFSVRDVNFQRTVDEWLAASCIAVWPTRTYQASSRGWQAHNDGQKRYVGAPRMSALTRHMADSLTAQPNAELHTGTPIDMLDPTPNGWLLIDAAGSRHGPYDQVVISAPPPQAHALIEPWDDALAAACLTRTQRACWAGWAIFDGPLPAVPGVDPDWQMARITHPSQGSVLNSALNIVSRNQTKPGRDTQPESVSLLAGLEWSEAHLEQPAEWVAEQLLTALKGVFPSEFTFPRLIETGAHRWRYAQPSISCKHDYLYSANGLALCGDSFRDGRVEDAWLSGHRLGEALIGRSVQ is encoded by the coding sequence ATGGCCAAACTGCTACCGCCGCTTCCCGCCTCTCAATCAGTTGCTATCATCGGCGCAGGCATCTCAGGACTTGCCTGCGGGGAGGTATTGGCCAGCAGTGGCGCCAACGTCACGCTGTTTGATAAAGCCCGTGGCCCCGGTGGGCGTATGTCAAGTAAACGTAGACCCAGCGCAACGCTTGATTTAGGCGCTCAGGCATTCAGCGTGCGCGACGTAAACTTTCAACGCACGGTCGATGAATGGCTTGCAGCTAGCTGCATAGCTGTTTGGCCGACCCGTACCTATCAGGCTAGTTCACGCGGCTGGCAGGCGCACAATGATGGCCAAAAGCGTTACGTCGGCGCGCCCAGAATGAGCGCCTTGACGCGACATATGGCCGATTCACTCACGGCCCAGCCCAATGCCGAGCTGCATACCGGTACGCCCATCGACATGCTTGACCCCACGCCCAACGGCTGGCTACTAATAGACGCTGCCGGGTCTCGCCACGGGCCTTATGACCAGGTCGTGATTAGCGCGCCGCCTCCTCAGGCCCATGCGCTGATCGAACCCTGGGACGATGCTTTGGCAGCAGCTTGTTTAACCCGAACACAGCGGGCCTGTTGGGCGGGATGGGCAATTTTTGACGGGCCGCTCCCCGCCGTACCCGGTGTTGACCCAGATTGGCAGATGGCGCGTATCACGCATCCATCCCAGGGCTCAGTGCTTAATTCAGCGCTTAATATAGTATCCCGCAATCAAACCAAGCCGGGGCGCGACACACAGCCGGAAAGCGTCAGCTTATTGGCGGGGCTTGAGTGGAGCGAAGCTCATTTAGAGCAGCCTGCCGAGTGGGTGGCAGAACAACTACTCACCGCCTTGAAGGGCGTTTTCCCCAGTGAATTCACCTTCCCCCGGCTTATTGAAACAGGCGCCCACCGCTGGCGTTATGCGCAGCCATCAATTTCTTGTAAGCATGATTACTTATACAGTGCGAATGGTTTGGCCCTGTGCGGTGACAGCTTCCGCGACGGCCGCGTTGAGGATGCCTGGCTCTCCGGCCACCGTTTAGGAGAGGCACTAATAGGCCGGTCGGTTCAATAA
- the phrB gene encoding deoxyribodipyrimidine photo-lyase yields MKRQLIWLRSDLRIDDNSALAAAAAKGPVIAVFLRSIPQWQAHGHGANKLDFWARGVAAVRTALNGLNIPLLHRDIERYDQAPKALLEIARQYDVEQLHFNHEYALNERRRDQAVQDAFKQAGIAAHGYHDAVAFSPGSLLTGKGDYYGVFTPFSKAWHKQVSADQLALRETPSVQASLDIKSDPLPALPELENTPVDGRLWPAGENAAADNLARFLRFRGRHYNAQRDLPKVRGTSELSPYLALGMISHRQCLQAVMSENGGHLADGDIGLTTWVNELVWREFYQHVAVGFPQVCRYQPFQEHTKQLAWRDDDEGFQAWCEGRTGYPIVDAAMRQLVTTGWMHNRLRMITAMFLSKHLLIDWRRGEGFFMRHLVDGEFCANNGGWQWAASTGTDAAPYFRIFNPTTQSTRFDAEGEFIAHWLPELAKLPAKARHAPQQDLLTDVDYPAPIVDHKAARQRALEAFKLLSK; encoded by the coding sequence ATGAAACGTCAGTTGATTTGGCTGCGCAGCGACCTGCGTATTGACGACAACAGCGCCCTCGCCGCCGCCGCGGCTAAGGGCCCTGTGATAGCGGTGTTTTTGCGCAGCATTCCTCAGTGGCAGGCCCATGGTCACGGCGCTAATAAGCTGGATTTTTGGGCGCGCGGCGTCGCTGCCGTCAGAACAGCGCTCAACGGTTTGAATATTCCGCTGCTGCATCGCGATATTGAACGCTATGATCAGGCGCCCAAGGCGCTGCTTGAGATCGCTCGCCAATATGATGTTGAGCAGTTGCACTTCAATCACGAATACGCCCTCAATGAGCGCCGCCGCGACCAGGCTGTGCAGGACGCCTTTAAACAGGCCGGCATCGCCGCCCATGGCTACCACGATGCCGTAGCGTTTTCCCCCGGCAGTCTGCTAACCGGCAAAGGCGACTACTACGGAGTATTTACGCCGTTCTCCAAAGCATGGCACAAACAGGTCAGCGCCGACCAGCTGGCACTACGCGAGACGCCCAGCGTACAGGCTTCGTTGGATATTAAAAGCGACCCACTGCCTGCACTGCCCGAGCTTGAAAACACCCCCGTAGATGGGCGGCTCTGGCCAGCCGGTGAAAATGCCGCGGCGGATAACTTGGCGCGCTTCCTCCGCTTTCGTGGTCGTCACTATAACGCCCAGCGCGACCTGCCGAAGGTACGCGGCACCAGTGAACTGTCGCCCTATCTGGCGTTAGGCATGATCTCCCATCGCCAATGTTTACAAGCGGTAATGAGCGAAAACGGCGGTCACTTAGCCGATGGCGATATCGGCCTTACTACCTGGGTCAACGAGCTGGTCTGGCGGGAATTTTATCAGCACGTAGCGGTGGGGTTTCCGCAGGTGTGCCGCTACCAGCCCTTTCAGGAGCATACCAAGCAACTAGCTTGGCGTGACGATGACGAAGGCTTTCAGGCCTGGTGCGAGGGCCGAACGGGCTACCCTATTGTCGATGCCGCCATGCGCCAGTTAGTGACGACCGGCTGGATGCACAACCGGCTGCGTATGATTACAGCGATGTTTTTAAGCAAGCACCTGCTAATTGATTGGCGACGCGGTGAAGGCTTTTTTATGCGCCACTTGGTTGACGGTGAATTCTGCGCCAATAACGGCGGCTGGCAGTGGGCAGCCTCAACAGGCACCGATGCCGCTCCTTACTTTCGCATTTTTAACCCCACCACCCAGTCCACACGCTTTGACGCTGAAGGCGAGTTTATCGCCCACTGGCTGCCTGAGCTGGCCAAATTACCCGCCAAAGCGCGCCACGCGCCGCAGCAAGATCTACTCACCGATGTCGACTACCCAGCGCCTATTGTCGACCACAAAGCAGCACGTCAGCGCGCCTTAGAGGCGTTTAAGTTGCTCTCTAAATAA
- a CDS encoding MerR family transcriptional regulator, with the protein MSLKATHPPDTPLYPIREVSRLTGVNSVTLRAWERRYGLIRPQRTPKGHRLYAQDDITRIERILQWLNRGVPVSQVADLLDQPETIEAPTPDAGDWASQRQQLQAIIEALDLPKLEAVYHQSLALYPLSVAINELWQPVILTLEAKWAVQADQLVRRTLEAFLRSQVGIRLHYANQATRGPLILLNAMPDDPGPLWVLMSALMASEQGYRVQMLDHSLPLEDLPQAVARLHSSMVLLSSGQRESDSYINQALPKAAEALNVPIGVCGEVARLRENDLRDGPVHMLGDDLPQAIARLRPLLRESGVL; encoded by the coding sequence ATGAGTCTTAAGGCGACCCACCCACCCGATACGCCACTCTATCCAATACGCGAGGTTTCTCGCTTAACGGGGGTGAATTCGGTCACGCTTCGCGCCTGGGAACGACGTTACGGGCTAATTCGCCCCCAGCGCACTCCGAAAGGTCATCGTCTTTACGCTCAGGACGACATTACCCGCATCGAACGCATCCTGCAGTGGCTCAATCGTGGTGTGCCGGTCAGTCAAGTCGCCGACTTGCTTGACCAGCCAGAGACAATTGAAGCCCCGACACCAGATGCCGGCGACTGGGCAAGCCAGCGCCAGCAGCTGCAAGCTATCATCGAAGCGTTGGATCTTCCCAAGCTGGAAGCGGTTTATCACCAGAGTTTAGCGCTCTACCCGCTAAGCGTGGCCATTAACGAGCTCTGGCAACCGGTCATCTTAACCTTAGAGGCCAAGTGGGCCGTTCAAGCGGATCAGTTAGTGCGCCGCACGTTGGAAGCCTTCCTACGCAGCCAGGTGGGCATCCGCTTGCACTATGCCAATCAGGCTACCCGTGGCCCGCTGATTCTACTCAACGCCATGCCCGACGACCCAGGCCCTCTGTGGGTGCTGATGTCGGCGCTAATGGCCAGCGAACAGGGCTACCGGGTGCAGATGCTTGACCACTCGCTGCCGCTGGAGGATCTCCCCCAGGCAGTCGCGCGGCTGCACTCTTCTATGGTACTGCTCTCTAGCGGTCAGCGGGAGAGCGATAGCTATATTAACCAGGCGCTGCCTAAAGCGGCTGAAGCGCTTAACGTACCCATCGGCGTATGTGGCGAAGTGGCTCGTCTGCGCGAAAACGATTTGCGCGATGGACCGGTACACATGCTGGGTGATGACCTGCCTCAGGCGATTGCCCGTTTGCGCCCACTATTACGCGAGTCTGGTGTACTCTAA
- a CDS encoding nuclear transport factor 2 family protein, translating into MAEPAALEAFCAFFNKLDNTCTEKLYEVYTEDIVFSDPLHKIAGRKALERYFSTMYENVEQCQFRYHVRQLQGQQAFVTWTMTFIHPRLAGGKPVEVEGCSALTFADDGRVQRHRDYFDAGAMLYEHLPLMGSTIRWLKKRLA; encoded by the coding sequence ATGGCTGAGCCTGCGGCATTAGAGGCGTTCTGCGCCTTTTTTAATAAACTAGACAATACCTGTACAGAAAAGCTATACGAGGTATATACTGAAGATATTGTATTTAGCGACCCGCTGCATAAGATCGCAGGCCGCAAAGCGTTAGAGCGCTATTTTTCAACCATGTATGAAAATGTTGAGCAGTGCCAATTCCGTTACCACGTTCGGCAGTTACAGGGTCAGCAAGCGTTCGTTACCTGGACCATGACGTTTATCCATCCGCGCTTGGCAGGTGGTAAACCGGTCGAGGTCGAAGGCTGTAGTGCGCTTACCTTTGCTGATGACGGTCGCGTGCAGCGCCATCGGGACTATTTTGATGCGGGCGCCATGCTCTACGAACATTTACCGCTGATGGGCAGCACCATCCGCTGGTTAAAAAAACGCCTGGCTTAA
- the rapA gene encoding RNA polymerase-associated protein RapA, which translates to MSDFSPGQRWISDGEAELGLGTVLNCDARSVTILFSASQETRTYNTRQAPLTRVMFGSGDRVLSADGWQIVVDDSKESNGLITYIGEDKEGNLRELPEAKLADTMQFDQARDRLLTGQVDRNDWFDLRFRTLHHYQRIEQHSALGFSGPRIDLIPHQLYIANEVANRHAPRVLLADEVGLGKTIEAGLILHRLLLNGRVERALILVPDSLTHQWLVELLRRFSLNVSLLDETQSQAHGSANPFESAQLVLASQGWLFANPQRQEQALASQFDLLIVDEAHHLDWSEEGSGPGYRCVEQLSAVIPGLLLLTATPEQMGIKSHFARLRLLDSERYHDLERFKAEESHYTEVARAIDALEALPDDPSARTDVSAVADDRDSQALLAILCNPEASQEQQDAARAQLSEALLDRHGTGRVMFRNSRRHVGGFPERRLNLVPLALPSAYRRVVRRLERDDDYLDELLIETGMDHPDVLIYPDAAYRELSNDPLNGEDWWHIDPRVNWLLEKLSDDSENGFANEKVLVIAHHRETAEGLAEGLRVLGGYHAPVFHEDLSLIERDRAAAAFADEDEGVQVLVCSEIGSEGRNFQFCRHLVMFDMPQHPDQLEQRIGRLDRIGQRHAIELHIPTFEGSPGERLLRWYHEGMDAFSAPHGVGNELFDAFGDALADALLDDEALDEIIAETRAMFSAKLAEHDAGRNRLLELNACRPARAQQVIDAVRELDDDAALPRYLERALDIFGVESQEIGKGLMHLQPSQHMLDGLPGLVKGEEGFTATYSRSQALARDDVQRLSWEHPLLREMMGRVLDGTMGNSALALLRHDAIPSGRLMAELVFRTHCPAPKKLHLNRFLPPTAVRLLLDESGANLTSKISFTGLGKNLQKVNKSLARDLIKSRHDQLRELLTQGEGEAERQLPSIVENAEARMRAQLDAEIARLTALAEHNPAVRSAEIDALKDERKALSEAIENTRLRLDSVRVIITVDADR; encoded by the coding sequence ATGAGCGATTTTTCTCCCGGCCAACGCTGGATTAGCGACGGCGAAGCTGAGCTTGGGCTCGGCACCGTGCTTAACTGCGACGCCCGTAGCGTTACCATTTTGTTCAGTGCCAGTCAGGAAACCCGTACCTACAACACCCGCCAGGCCCCGCTCACCCGCGTTATGTTCGGCAGCGGCGACCGCGTACTCTCCGCTGACGGCTGGCAGATCGTTGTCGATGACAGCAAAGAGTCCAACGGCCTGATCACCTATATCGGTGAAGATAAAGAAGGCAATCTGCGCGAGCTGCCCGAGGCCAAACTCGCCGATACCATGCAGTTCGACCAGGCCCGCGACCGCCTGCTGACCGGCCAGGTGGATCGCAACGACTGGTTTGATTTACGTTTTCGCACCCTGCACCACTATCAGCGTATCGAGCAACACAGCGCGCTGGGCTTTTCCGGGCCGCGCATAGACCTGATTCCTCACCAGCTCTACATTGCCAATGAAGTCGCCAACCGCCATGCGCCCCGGGTTCTGCTGGCGGATGAAGTGGGCCTGGGTAAAACCATTGAGGCTGGCCTGATTCTGCACCGCCTGCTACTCAATGGCCGCGTTGAGCGGGCGCTGATTTTGGTGCCCGACAGCCTCACCCACCAGTGGCTGGTTGAGCTGCTGCGGCGCTTTTCGCTCAACGTCTCGCTACTGGATGAAACCCAGAGCCAGGCTCACGGCAGCGCCAACCCCTTTGAGAGCGCCCAGCTGGTGCTAGCGAGCCAAGGCTGGCTATTTGCCAACCCCCAGCGTCAAGAGCAGGCGCTGGCCAGCCAGTTCGACCTGCTGATCGTTGACGAAGCGCATCACCTTGACTGGAGTGAAGAGGGTAGCGGCCCCGGCTACCGGTGCGTTGAACAGCTTTCGGCGGTGATTCCCGGCCTGCTGCTGCTCACCGCCACCCCCGAGCAGATGGGCATCAAGAGCCACTTTGCCCGCCTGCGGTTGCTGGACAGCGAGCGCTACCACGATCTTGAGCGCTTCAAAGCCGAAGAGAGCCACTACACCGAAGTGGCCCGCGCCATCGATGCCTTGGAGGCACTGCCTGACGACCCTAGCGCCCGTACCGACGTCTCTGCAGTAGCCGATGACCGCGACAGCCAGGCGCTGCTGGCCATCCTATGCAACCCTGAGGCCAGCCAAGAACAGCAGGACGCCGCTCGCGCCCAACTGAGCGAAGCGCTGCTGGATCGCCACGGCACAGGCCGGGTAATGTTCCGCAACAGCCGCCGTCACGTAGGGGGCTTCCCGGAGCGACGCCTCAATCTAGTGCCCTTAGCGCTGCCTTCGGCCTACCGTCGCGTCGTGCGCCGCTTAGAGCGCGATGATGATTACCTCGACGAACTGCTGATCGAGACCGGCATGGATCACCCCGACGTGCTGATCTATCCTGACGCGGCCTACCGCGAACTCAGCAATGACCCGCTCAACGGCGAAGACTGGTGGCACATCGATCCGCGGGTTAACTGGCTACTGGAAAAGCTTAGCGACGACAGTGAGAACGGCTTCGCCAACGAGAAAGTCCTGGTCATTGCCCACCACCGGGAAACCGCCGAAGGGCTTGCTGAAGGGCTACGGGTGCTGGGCGGCTACCACGCACCGGTGTTCCACGAAGACCTCTCCCTGATAGAGCGTGACCGCGCAGCGGCGGCGTTTGCCGATGAGGATGAAGGCGTTCAGGTATTGGTCTGCTCAGAAATTGGCTCGGAGGGGCGCAACTTCCAATTCTGCCGTCACCTGGTGATGTTCGATATGCCACAGCATCCGGATCAGCTCGAACAGCGCATCGGCCGCCTGGATCGCATCGGTCAGCGCCACGCCATTGAGCTGCACATTCCGACTTTTGAGGGCAGCCCCGGCGAGCGCCTACTGCGCTGGTACCACGAAGGGATGGATGCGTTCAGTGCCCCCCATGGGGTCGGCAACGAGCTATTTGATGCCTTTGGTGACGCCTTGGCTGACGCCCTGCTGGATGATGAGGCGCTTGACGAGATCATCGCCGAAACCCGTGCGATGTTTAGCGCCAAGCTGGCGGAGCACGATGCAGGCCGTAACCGTCTGCTTGAGCTCAACGCCTGCCGCCCCGCCCGCGCTCAGCAGGTGATCGACGCGGTGCGCGAACTTGATGACGACGCCGCTCTGCCGCGCTACCTGGAACGGGCGCTGGATATTTTCGGCGTGGAAAGCCAGGAGATCGGCAAAGGCTTAATGCACCTCCAGCCCAGCCAACATATGCTGGATGGCTTGCCGGGTCTGGTTAAAGGCGAAGAGGGCTTTACCGCCACCTACAGCCGATCCCAGGCGCTGGCCCGTGACGATGTGCAACGGCTCTCCTGGGAGCACCCACTACTGCGGGAAATGATGGGCCGCGTACTGGATGGCACCATGGGCAACTCGGCGCTCGCTCTGCTGCGCCACGATGCCATTCCCAGCGGCCGCTTGATGGCTGAACTCGTGTTCCGCACCCACTGCCCGGCGCCCAAGAAGCTGCACCTTAACCGCTTCTTGCCGCCCACCGCAGTACGCTTACTGCTGGATGAATCAGGCGCCAATCTGACCAGCAAGATCTCCTTCACCGGTTTGGGCAAGAACCTTCAGAAGGTTAACAAGTCGCTGGCACGGGACTTGATCAAGAGCCGCCACGACCAGCTGCGTGAACTGCTCACGCAGGGTGAAGGCGAAGCCGAGCGCCAGCTGCCCAGCATCGTCGAGAACGCTGAAGCGCGCATGCGCGCCCAGCTGGACGCCGAGATTGCGCGCTTAACTGCACTTGCCGAGCACAATCCGGCGGTGCGCAGTGCTGAAATCGACGCGTTAAAAGATGAGCGCAAGGCGCTTAGTGAAGCGATTGAGAACACTCGCCTGCGGCTTGACTCAGTACGGGTGATTATCACCGTTGATGCTGACCGCTAG
- a CDS encoding SDR family NAD(P)-dependent oxidoreductase has translation MSTWKTPQRIWLTGATSGIGEALARKLIAQGHQVVLSARNAEALETQCQGHPNAHPLPLDISDRQAVLKAGNHIRDQLGALNLALFNAGTCEYLNAQQFDMELVERVFTPNLFGTLYGVEAALPLLRAARKEGLPARLAATSSASAYLPLPRAEAYGASKAAVSYFLESLRLDLDQEGIEVSLVHPGFVKTPLTERNDFPMPMQVTAEQAADAIIAGLVKGRLDIHFPRRFTYIVKLLGIFPPALRRQIGLRMTRSQKEAS, from the coding sequence ATGAGCACATGGAAAACGCCCCAACGTATTTGGTTAACCGGTGCCACCTCCGGCATTGGTGAAGCGCTTGCGCGTAAACTCATCGCCCAAGGCCATCAGGTGGTGCTTAGCGCACGCAACGCTGAGGCACTCGAAACACAGTGCCAAGGCCACCCCAATGCCCACCCTCTGCCGCTGGACATCAGCGACCGGCAGGCAGTGCTCAAGGCGGGTAACCACATTCGCGACCAGCTGGGGGCGTTAAATTTGGCGCTCTTTAACGCCGGCACCTGCGAATATCTGAATGCTCAGCAGTTCGATATGGAGTTAGTCGAGCGGGTTTTTACACCCAATCTATTCGGCACTCTGTACGGCGTTGAAGCGGCACTGCCACTGCTGCGCGCTGCGCGCAAAGAGGGCCTTCCGGCCCGGTTAGCCGCCACCTCCAGCGCTTCGGCCTATTTACCGCTACCCCGCGCGGAAGCCTATGGGGCGTCTAAAGCCGCGGTAAGTTACTTTTTAGAGTCACTGCGCTTGGATCTTGATCAGGAGGGCATTGAGGTCAGCCTGGTTCACCCTGGCTTTGTGAAAACGCCTCTAACCGAACGTAACGACTTCCCTATGCCGATGCAGGTGACGGCAGAGCAAGCAGCCGATGCCATTATCGCGGGGCTGGTGAAGGGGCGGCTGGATATCCACTTCCCACGCCGGTTTACCTATATAGTCAAATTGCTGGGCATTTTTCCCCCCGCTCTGCGCCGTCAGATTGGTCTGCGCATGACCCGCAGCCAAAAGGAGGCGTCATGA
- a CDS encoding NAD(P)/FAD-dependent oxidoreductase, which translates to MSTVLSPRPGASQRIAIVGSGISGMAAGWYLSAQHEVTLFEADSRLGGHTATMDVNVAGQPYAIDTGFIVFNDWTYPHFQRLMATLGVASQATEMSFSVHETARDFEYNGHTLSSLFAQRRNLLNPSFYRLLGDILRFNKQATKALESQQLPEHMTLGEYLDRNHYNRDFQQRYLLPMGAAIWSASISDLRAFPLAFFVRFFRNHGLLSVNHRPQWYTLVGGSKSYIPSLTAPYASRIHLNTPVTRITRDSTGVVITTPSGTQRFDQVVLACHADQALAMLGDASGDEQAILGAMPYQDNEVVLHTDTALLPRRKRAWASWNYRLDQRDSEARVSVTYAMNILQRIESDSTFCVTLNDSASIDPSKVLGRYTYAHPQFTLAGQAAQARHADISSTAHRTHFCGAYWRNGFHEDGVWSALRVAQALGCDEAVPPPAAPSALPAHELLTPQGAEGLG; encoded by the coding sequence ATGAGCACCGTGTTATCACCAAGGCCGGGGGCGTCACAACGTATCGCCATTGTCGGCAGCGGCATTAGCGGCATGGCAGCAGGTTGGTATCTCTCCGCCCAGCACGAGGTCACCCTGTTTGAGGCGGATTCACGCCTGGGGGGGCACACCGCCACCATGGACGTGAACGTTGCAGGGCAACCCTATGCTATCGATACCGGCTTTATAGTCTTTAACGACTGGACCTACCCGCACTTCCAGCGCCTGATGGCCACCCTGGGTGTCGCCTCACAAGCTACTGAAATGAGTTTCTCGGTACACGAGACAGCGCGGGACTTTGAGTACAACGGGCATACTTTGAGCTCGCTGTTTGCCCAACGACGCAATTTATTGAATCCCTCTTTTTATCGCCTGCTGGGCGACATTCTGCGCTTTAACAAGCAGGCTACCAAAGCGCTGGAGAGCCAACAGCTTCCCGAGCATATGACCCTGGGTGAATACCTGGATCGCAACCACTACAACCGCGATTTTCAGCAGCGCTACTTACTGCCCATGGGGGCTGCCATCTGGTCGGCCAGCATCAGTGATTTACGCGCCTTCCCGCTGGCGTTTTTTGTGCGTTTTTTTCGCAATCACGGCCTGCTATCGGTCAACCACAGGCCCCAGTGGTACACCCTGGTGGGCGGCTCCAAAAGCTATATCCCCAGCCTGACTGCGCCCTATGCATCGCGCATTCATCTCAATACACCGGTCACCCGGATTACCCGCGACAGCACGGGCGTTGTTATCACCACACCTTCCGGCACCCAGCGCTTTGACCAAGTGGTGCTCGCCTGCCACGCCGACCAGGCCCTGGCCATGCTGGGCGACGCTAGCGGCGATGAGCAAGCGATCCTCGGCGCCATGCCGTACCAGGATAACGAGGTGGTGCTGCATACCGACACCGCTCTGCTGCCGCGCCGCAAGCGCGCCTGGGCGAGCTGGAATTACCGCCTGGATCAGCGCGATAGCGAAGCACGGGTATCGGTCACTTACGCTATGAATATCCTCCAACGGATAGAAAGTGACTCTACGTTTTGCGTGACCCTGAACGACAGCGCCAGCATCGATCCCAGCAAGGTGCTAGGCCGCTACACATACGCGCATCCGCAGTTCACCCTGGCTGGCCAAGCGGCTCAGGCGAGACACGCCGACATTTCGTCTACGGCCCATCGCACCCATTTTTGCGGCGCTTACTGGCGTAACGGCTTCCACGAAGACGGCGTGTGGAGTGCACTGCGGGTGGCGCAGGCGTTAGGCTGTGATGAAGCCGTCCCACCGCCTGCGGCACCTTCTGCGCTGCCTGCCCATGAACTGCTAACGCCGCAAGGTGCCGAGGGGCTGGGGTGA
- a CDS encoding TIGR01777 family oxidoreductase has product MRVLITGGSGFVGQRLCRQLVEKGHEVQVVSRSPHQVRDRLPNNCDIRDSAQAFIESPPDALVNLAGEPIAAKRWSDEQKAKLINSRVAATEQLVALCEQLKANGQPLPKVVVSGSAMGYYGDQGRRVVTEETMPNDEFAHRLCKQWEAAAKPIEAMGVRLAIVRIGLVLEAGGGSLEKMLPPFKLGLGGRFGSGEQFMPWIHRDDLVAAILFLIDQEGLSGAFNGSAPHPVTNATFTKTLASHLNRPAIFPVPAFVLKAGFGEMSRLLLTGADMRPARLEEAGFSFQYPTLDKALEAIL; this is encoded by the coding sequence ATGCGCGTATTAATTACCGGAGGCAGTGGCTTTGTCGGCCAGCGACTATGCCGGCAGTTAGTTGAAAAGGGTCACGAGGTGCAGGTGGTCTCCCGCTCGCCTCACCAAGTGCGGGATCGTTTGCCGAACAATTGTGACATTCGCGATAGTGCCCAGGCGTTCATTGAGTCGCCGCCGGACGCCTTGGTTAACCTGGCCGGTGAGCCGATTGCCGCCAAGCGCTGGAGCGATGAGCAGAAAGCCAAACTGATTAACTCCCGGGTGGCGGCGACCGAGCAGTTGGTGGCGCTTTGCGAACAGCTCAAAGCTAACGGCCAGCCGCTGCCTAAGGTGGTGGTATCGGGGTCAGCAATGGGCTACTACGGCGATCAGGGCAGGCGCGTGGTAACCGAGGAAACAATGCCCAACGATGAGTTCGCCCATCGTCTGTGCAAACAGTGGGAGGCAGCCGCTAAGCCTATTGAGGCCATGGGCGTGCGGCTGGCGATTGTGCGCATTGGCTTAGTGCTAGAGGCGGGAGGAGGCAGCCTGGAGAAGATGCTGCCGCCGTTTAAGCTGGGGTTAGGCGGCCGTTTTGGTAGCGGCGAGCAGTTTATGCCGTGGATTCACCGCGACGACTTAGTCGCAGCGATCCTGTTTCTCATCGATCAAGAGGGCTTGAGCGGCGCCTTCAATGGCAGCGCTCCGCACCCGGTGACCAATGCTACCTTTACTAAAACCCTGGCCAGTCATCTCAACCGCCCGGCCATTTTCCCAGTACCTGCTTTTGTCTTGAAGGCGGGCTTTGGAGAAATGTCGCGGCTACTGCTGACCGGGGCAGATATGCGCCCCGCGCGCCTGGAAGAGGCAGGATTTAGCTTCCAATACCCTACTCTAGACAAGGCGCTTGAGGCGATTCTTTAG
- a CDS encoding TlpA disulfide reductase family protein, with the protein MNAIALGPLLISLPRLYAVGCALLLLLCARFLLGLPRPAQQRWFTGLIIVWLVGARVGHILLNLDSYSDAPLEALKVWQPGYHGLWGMAAGLVWTAWTLRARLLAMGGAMAMLIAASSLWLVLVTLAPLGNDFAVDALPEITLEDVEGNEVHLPSLTDNADLIIVNLWATWCPPCLREMPLLEEAAQREGVSVVVANQGEDLLPMVRYLDEQQLEFRYALRDPSQQLMALFQAPGLPTTVLFDGQGNTLDVHVGELTRAQLDRWLKD; encoded by the coding sequence ATGAACGCCATTGCTCTCGGCCCGCTACTGATTTCGCTACCACGCCTTTACGCCGTTGGCTGCGCACTGCTACTGCTGCTCTGCGCGCGCTTCTTGTTAGGGCTGCCCCGCCCGGCTCAGCAGCGCTGGTTTACCGGGCTTATTATTGTTTGGTTAGTTGGCGCTCGAGTGGGCCATATTCTGCTCAACCTGGATAGCTATAGCGACGCCCCGCTTGAAGCGCTCAAAGTCTGGCAACCCGGCTACCACGGCCTGTGGGGGATGGCCGCAGGATTGGTATGGACGGCTTGGACGCTACGGGCGCGGTTACTGGCTATGGGCGGTGCGATGGCCATGCTAATCGCCGCCTCCAGCCTATGGCTGGTGCTGGTCACCCTGGCGCCCCTGGGCAATGACTTTGCGGTTGACGCCCTACCGGAGATCACCCTTGAGGATGTGGAAGGCAATGAGGTGCATCTGCCCTCACTGACCGACAACGCTGACCTGATTATCGTCAACCTGTGGGCGACCTGGTGCCCCCCCTGCCTGCGTGAAATGCCGCTGCTTGAGGAGGCCGCCCAGCGCGAAGGGGTTAGCGTGGTGGTCGCCAACCAGGGAGAAGACCTGCTACCCATGGTGCGCTACCTGGATGAGCAGCAGCTTGAGTTTCGCTACGCTCTGCGTGACCCCAGCCAGCAGCTGATGGCGCTTTTTCAAGCACCGGGATTGCCCACCACCGTACTGTTCGACGGCCAGGGGAATACCCTGGATGTCCACGTTGGCGAGCTTACCCGCGCCCAGCTGGATCGCTGGTTAAAAGATTGA